Proteins encoded in a region of the Borreliella garinii genome:
- the bdr gene encoding Bdr family repetitive protein: MELVSTINITEEQIYKEFLRLGMEQLIAQDLSKRYYHNKLTYRDLENLEKQFGIKLENLEFKIDTVKNELNTKIDTVEKNLQKDIANLDAKIDTVKNELNTKIDTVEKNLQKDIANLDAKIDTVEKNLQKDMSNLEQNLKKEMQTNNQLLLEKIETNNQLLLEKIETNNQLLLEKFKVSNRIITIAAIVVIPIAISILVPYVVSLIGSHLN, translated from the coding sequence ATGGAATTAGTATCAACAATCAATATTACTGAAGAACAAATATATAAAGAGTTCCTTAGACTAGGAATGGAGCAACTAATAGCACAAGATTTATCTAAAAGATATTACCACAATAAGCTTACGTATAGAGATTTAGAAAATTTAGAAAAACAATTTGGAATAAAGTTAGAAAATCTTGAGTTCAAGATTGATACTGTTAAAAATGAACTCAATACAAAGATTGATACTGTAGAAAAGAATTTACAAAAAGACATAGCTAACTTAGATGCTAAGATTGATACTGTTAAAAATGAACTCAATACAAAGATTGATACTGTAGAAAAGAATTTACAAAAAGACATAGCTAACTTAGATGCTAAGATTGATACTGTAGAAAAGAATTTGCAAAAAGACATGTCTAATTTGGAGCAAAATCTTAAAAAAGAGATGCAAACCAATAATCAATTATTATTAGAAAAAATTGAAACCAATAATCAATTATTATTAGAAAAAATTGAAACCAATAATCAATTATTATTAGAAAAATTTAAGGTGAGTAATAGAATAATAACCATTGCGGCAATAGTAGTAATTCCTATTGCGATATCTATTCTAGTTCCTTATGTTGTGTCTCTGATTGGCAGCCATTTGAATTAG